A DNA window from Eretmochelys imbricata isolate rEreImb1 chromosome 3, rEreImb1.hap1, whole genome shotgun sequence contains the following coding sequences:
- the FBXO30 gene encoding F-box only protein 30 yields MEEHQQHLHCVNCVSRRCMTRPETGISCDLIGCPLVCGAVFHSCKAEEHRILCPFERVPCLNSGFGCPFNVARNKIAEHLETCPASVVCCTMEWNRWPVSYADRKSYENLSKDVDEVEQLDMALALQDQRMLLESLKVATMMSKAADPLSEPREQTSVKSSAPDTVLSNGLVPADEDSYSALYQATVETTKSLAAALDILNTATRDISMLSSRLCILPYGINEDFQIKEQTANGYIQSKLSDHEYPDEDNMGAVGGIDFDVLSQNSQSEQNGSSDFCYDVVQKHDFSVNHGNASALCNGFHAENIGTEALDQNEDLDVCDSKPSNVASSECIASPDGGALKSCSSFPVAAQQLSEVITPHSLFNGTVNHIQLPHDSSGEEVLERQLEQERLRNVDVFSLIHHRSYNFLVNHCWSTPKEDKAVDTSDLEITEDPMGLQGIDLITAALLFCLGDSPGGRGISDSHIVDGYHIDFGTQTFSLPSAILATNTMVGEIASASACDHANPQLSNPSPFQTLGLDLVLECVARYQTKQRSMFTFVCGQLFRRNEFSSHFKNVHGDIHAGLNGWMEQRCPLAYYGCTYSQRRFCPSTQGAKIIHDRHLRSFGVQPCISTVLVEPAKSCLIGPCSDHLSSLPFEVLQHIAGFLDGFSLCQLSRVSRLMRDVCESLLQARGMVILLWEKRKYPDGSSSWQIKEKVWRFSTAFCTVNEWKFADIVSMADHLKKCNYNAVERREEAVPLPCMCVTRELTKEGRSLRSVLKPVL; encoded by the exons ATGGAGGAACATCAGCAGCATTTACACTGTGTCAATTGTGTCAGTCGGCGTTGCATGACCAGACCAGAGACTGGAATTTCCTGTGACTTGATTGGCTGCCCGCTGGTTTGTGGAGCAGTCTTTCATTCATGCAAAGCTGAGGAGCATCGCATTTTGTGTCCATTTGAAAGAGTGCCTTGTTTGAATAGTGGCTTTGGATGTCCCTTTAATGTAGCCCGAAACAAAATTGCTGAACATCTAGAAACTTGTCCTGCAAGTGTGGTATGCTGCACTATGGAATGGAATAGATGGCCAGTCAGTTATGCAGACCGGAAATCTTATGAAAATCTAAGTAAAGATGTTGATGAAGTAGAGCAGTTAGATATGGCTTTAGCCCTTCAAGACCAGCGCATGCTATTAGAATCCCTCAAAGTAGCAACTATGATGTCAAAAGCAGCTGATCCGCTATCAGAACCTAGAGAGCAGACTTCTGTTAAGTCAAGTGCTCCTGACACAGTGCTTTCAAATGGGTTGGTACCTGCAGATGAAGATTCCTACAGTGCACTTTATCAAGCTACTGTGGAAACTACTAAGAGTTTAGCTGCTGCATTAGATATACTGAACACTGCTACAAGAGACATAAGCATGTTAAGTTCAAGACTATGTATTTTGCCATATGGGATAAATGAAGATTTTCAGATTAAAGAACAAACTGCTAATGGATATATCCAGAGTAAATTGTCAGACCATGAATATCCAGATGAAGATAACATGGGAGCAGTTGGTGGAATTGACTTTGATGTCTTGAGTCAAAATTCACAATCGGAACAAAATGGTTCAAGTGATTTTTGTTATGATGTAGTGCAAAAACATGACTTCAGTGTGAATCATGGTAATGCTTCTGCTTTGTGTAATGGTTTTCATGCAGAAAATATAGGTACAGAGGCGTTGGACCAGAATGAAGATCTAGATGTGTGTGATTCAAAACCATCTAATGTAGCAAGTAGTGAATGTATTGCATCTCCTGATGGTGGAGCACTGAAGTCTTGCAGCTCCTTTCCTGTAGCAGCACAACAACTTAGTGAAGTAATAACGCCACACAGTTTATTTAATGGCACTGTTAACCATATACAACTGCCACATGACTCCAGTGGAGAGGAAGTGTTAGAGAGGCAATTGGAACAAGAAAGGTTGAGAAATGTAGATGTGTTTTCTCTGATTCATCATCGATCATACAATTTTCTTGTTAACCACTGTTGGTCTACACCAAAGGAAGACAAAGCTGTTGATACATCAGATTTGGAGATAACAGAAGACCCTATGGGTCTTCAGGGGATAGATCTAATCACAGCAGCTTTGCTGTTCTGTCTAGGAGACTCTCCGGGTGGTAGGGGGATATCAGATAGTCACATTGTTGATGGATATCACATTGATTTTGGGACTCAAACATTTTCCCTCCCATCTGCGATATTGGCCACAAATACAATGGTAGGGGAAATAGCTTCAGCTTCAGCATGTGATCATGCCAACCCACAGCTCTCAAATCCAAGTCCTTTTCAGACACTTGGGCTGGACTTGGTATTGGAATGTGTGGCTAGATACCAAACAAAACAGCGTTCAATGTTTACATTTGTTTGTGGACAATTGTTTAGGCGAAATGAATTTTCTTCACATTTTAAGAATGTGCATGGTGACATTCATGCTGGTCTCAATGGCTGGATGGAACAGAGGTGTCCCTTGGCATACTATGGGTGTACTTACTCTCAACGTAGGTTTTGTCCTTCAACACAAGGGGCAAAGATTATTCATGATCGCCATCTGCGGTCATTTGGAGTTCAGCCTTGTATATCTACAGTATTAGTAGAACCAGCTAAAAGCTGCCTCATTGGTCCATGTAGTGACCATCTGAGTAGTCTTCCTTTTGAGGTTCTACAACATATTGCTGGTTTTCTAGATGGCTTTAGTTTGTGTCAGCTTTCAAGAGTGTCACGATTAATGAGAGATGTATGTGAAAGCTTGCTTCAGGCACGTGGAATGGTCATACTGCTTTGGGAAAAGAGAAAGTACCCAGATGGAAGTTCTTCATGGCAAATAAAAGAAAAG GTGTGGCGGTTCAGTACAGCTTTTTGTACTGTGAATGAATGGAAGTTTGCTGACATTGTAAGCATGGCTGACCACTTGAAGAAATGTAATTATAATGCTGTagagagaagggaggaggctGTCCCGCTGCCATGTATGTGTGTAACACGAGAACTCACTAAAGAAGGACGTTCACTCCGCTCTGTCTTGAAACCTGTACTTTAA